One Danio rerio strain Tuebingen ecotype United States chromosome 13, GRCz12tu, whole genome shotgun sequence DNA window includes the following coding sequences:
- the zmp:0000001138 gene encoding uncharacterized protein isoform X1: MEVFTVRASLLTLLLYPHIIITWTDYHTVNILAYTRVMGNGSIDQTVVVLVNDAIFAHFDKANNTFALNPTASAGFSVLEKRESIFCLGEVNKGFHRQTEYLEKLKKETKSSKTLFVRPSVIMYAEFPEEEGKANVLYCYATGFYPGDIDIRFFLNGQKSTAKLETSDLMYGEDWTFRVFKYMKITPQTGDEYTCEVRHSSMSEPKITVWRPEFSSSTSHPYWAYTTALGVMLGIGTSTLILKRKHCSQL; this comes from the exons attACCATACAGTAAATATTCTGGCCTACACAAGGGTGATGGGAAACGGCTCCATAGATCAGACAGTGGTTGTTTTAGTAAACGACGCCATATTTGCACACTTTGACAAAGCGAACAACACATTTGCCTTAAATCCCACTGCAAGTGCTGGCTTTTCAGTTCTGGAGAAACGTGAAAGCATTTTCTGCCTCGGAGAGGTGAATAAGGGATTTCATCGACAAACCGAATACCTGGAGAaacttaaaaaagaaacaaaatcctCAAAGACACTTTTTG TACGCCCTTCAGTCATTATGTATGCTGAGTTTCCTGAAGAAGAAGGAAAAGCAAATGTCCTTTACTGCTATGCTACCGGGTTTTACCCTGGTGACATTGATATAAGATTTTTCCTAAATGGCCAAAAATCCACTGCAAAACTAGAGACATCTGACCTAATGTATGGGGAAGACTGGACCTTCAGAGTCTTCAAGTATATGAAGATCACCCCACAGACTGGAGACGAGTACACATGTGAAGTCAGACACAGCAGCATGTCTGAACCCAAAATCACAGTGTGGA GGCCTGAGTTTTCATCATCGACATCACATCCATACTGGGCTTATACAACGGCTCTCGGGGTCATGTTGGGCATCGGGACATCTACCCTgattttgaaaagaaaacattgCTCTCAACTTTAA
- the zmp:0000001138 gene encoding uncharacterized protein LOC100002901 precursor (The RefSeq protein has 1 substitution compared to this genomic sequence) — protein MEVFTVRASLLTLLLYPHIIITWTDYHTVNILAYTRVMGNGSIDQTVVVLVNDAIFAHFDKANNTFALNPTASAGFSVLEKRESIFCLGEVNKGFHRQTEYLEKLKKETKSSKTLFVRPSVIMYAEFPEEEGKANVLYCYATGFYPGDIDIRFFLNGQKSTAKLETSDLMYGEDWTFRVFKYMKITPQTGDEYTCEVRHSSMSEPKITVWRPEFSSSTSHPYWAYTTALGVMSGIGTSTLILKRKHCSQL, from the exons attACCATACAGTAAATATTCTGGCCTACACAAGGGTGATGGGAAACGGCTCCATAGATCAGACAGTGGTTGTTTTAGTAAACGACGCCATATTTGCACACTTTGACAAAGCGAACAACACATTTGCCTTAAATCCCACTGCAAGTGCTGGCTTTTCAGTTCTGGAGAAACGTGAAAGCATTTTCTGCCTCGGAGAGGTGAATAAGGGATTTCATCGACAAACCGAATACCTGGAGAaacttaaaaaagaaacaaaatcctCAAAGACACTTTTTG TACGCCCTTCAGTCATTATGTATGCTGAGTTTCCTGAAGAAGAAGGAAAAGCAAATGTCCTTTACTGCTATGCTACCGGGTTTTACCCTGGTGACATTGATATAAGATTTTTCCTAAATGGCCAAAAATCCACTGCAAAACTAGAGACATCTGACCTAATGTATGGGGAAGACTGGACCTTCAGAGTCTTCAAGTATATGAAGATCACCCCACAGACTGGAGACGAGTACACATGTGAAGTCAGACACAGCAGCATGTCTGAACCCAAAATCACAGTGTGGA GGCCTGAGTTTTCATCATCGACATCACATCCATACTGGGCTTATACAACGGCTCTCGGGGTCATGTTGGGCATCGGGACATCTACCCTgattttgaaaagaaaacattgCTCTCAACTTTAA